The stretch of DNA aaaaaaacgGCGCGTTTTATTTCCAAATTTCTCCGCCTAAAGTCTCCAAATTAAAGGAGCTCCGCTACTAAAGCAGATAACGTTTTTGAAATTCCTTTTGTGCTTCCTCTTTGGCAAAAAAGACTTCTGTTCTGTTCGTTATTTgcagggaaaaaaaaaagataatgtgtttggtatttttgttttcgttttaaattttttaaggaaaaggagatgaagaaaaagaagaaaaagggggaAGAAAAATGCTGCAACTATGGGTAATTTATCTCGCCTTTACCCTACTTTTTAAACCATGGCATGAGATAGGCTGGTCTCCCAATATTTCCTTAACCGAAGAGAGGAAAACCCTAATTTTGTCTCTCCCAAGGGACGAAAGGAAGGGAAAATGGTGTTTTACTTCAAAGCGCGGGCAGAAGCTGGCAATTACATCATTTTTCATGGGTCTTGACAAGTACGAGAACGCGAAGCTCATCAAATATGGCTTCATCGAAGATATCTGGTAAtttcttatttgaattatttttccAGATAcattgaaaaattttgaaatttcgccATTGTTGCTGTAGAGGAAATTGAATTAGGGCCTTTTTTTTCTCCTTCGCCCTAATAACAAAATAGAAATAGAGCGTGCTGGTAAATGGTTGGATGGAACTAATAAAGGATAAGAAAGCAATCCTGGCTTGTGTTGGTAAATGGTAATTTTAGCAGTACTCTTAACAAGTAAGTTATG from Gossypium hirsutum isolate 1008001.06 chromosome D04, Gossypium_hirsutum_v2.1, whole genome shotgun sequence encodes:
- the LOC107948476 gene encoding uncharacterized protein isoform X1; this encodes MLQLWVIYLAFTLLFKPWHEIGWSPNISLTEERKTLILSLPRDERKGKWCFTSKRGQKLAITSFFMGLDKYENAKLIKYGFIEDIWYKKLLSSVDLTKDFFFSYSYNVMCSLQKNLYNNEPGEVLYETRSLKLLLIARRSRHYEPAKRL
- the LOC107948476 gene encoding uncharacterized protein isoform X2, whose amino-acid sequence is MLQLWVIYLAFTLLFKPWHEIGWSPNISLTEERKTLILSLPRDERKGKWCFTSKRGQKLAITSFFMGLDKYENAKLIKYGFIEDIWYKKLLSSVDLTKDFFFSYSYNVMCSLQKNLYNNEPGSDSQWR